A stretch of Deltaproteobacteria bacterium DNA encodes these proteins:
- a CDS encoding TonB-dependent receptor: MSVMNTHRGSTLRSAAVMIAVGIAVAAMPRTALSQSPPPSEGREQIEQVEVWEKRLPVTDGTANSTIGGREAEERAAKDIGELLSSSVPGVSGQRYAGSHVDPVIRGMRADRLNVSIDGTKIWGADPFRMDPPTSLVDVEEIESIEVVKGPYTVTRGPAGIGATVNIITKAPELSPEFAAHGALSAGYVTNVDGWGVHGATWAGGATAAARLAAGYRDFENYQSGSGELVPSGFENRSFAGKLLWQPTRSDRLRLDLNLDSDRNVQYATTMMNADEDDAVIGSLAYSKQQPLPALEELQLAGYYNYVHHRMSNRGKPDAQMMPMVFPLDSRTAGGRVQANASLPGNGKLAFGGDTYYLERQGTRHASGMGGMSQAVEVFADTHILDGGLFAELAYPLLPGVRTIVGARLDLVDAGASPDAMARSNFAHYNGSAADDVTAFEINTSANGRLIYSPIEALDLFAALGRSLRTADTTERFFALGPGRGGYVIGNPLLDPEQSFEADIGANANWQRLSVNGSFFYNRIDDYIQQVKLATADLNMDGKPDTIYGYRNLELATLAGLDFGASYALTGDLSALGSLAYVRAENEDSDQPLPEIPPLEGSIGLRYERARAGSWLAWVNPRLRLVDRQDRIDAGFGENETPGFATLDLLGGLRWGERYELGLALSNLSDHNYHEHMTRLNPYTGTEVPEPGRMVSLTLRASL, from the coding sequence ATGAGCGTGATGAATACCCACCGCGGCAGCACTCTGCGGAGCGCTGCCGTCATGATCGCTGTTGGCATCGCGGTGGCGGCCATGCCGCGCACCGCTTTGTCACAAAGCCCGCCGCCATCGGAAGGCCGCGAGCAGATCGAGCAAGTTGAGGTCTGGGAAAAGCGCCTGCCGGTGACGGACGGAACGGCCAACTCCACTATCGGCGGCCGCGAGGCCGAGGAACGAGCGGCCAAAGACATCGGCGAGCTGCTCAGCTCGTCCGTGCCCGGCGTCAGCGGCCAGCGCTACGCCGGTAGCCACGTCGACCCGGTAATTCGCGGCATGCGGGCGGACCGGCTCAACGTCTCAATCGACGGCACCAAGATCTGGGGTGCCGACCCGTTTCGCATGGACCCGCCCACCTCGCTCGTGGACGTGGAAGAAATCGAAAGCATCGAGGTCGTCAAAGGTCCGTACACGGTAACCCGCGGCCCGGCTGGTATTGGTGCCACCGTCAACATCATCACCAAGGCCCCTGAGCTGTCGCCGGAGTTCGCCGCCCATGGCGCGTTGTCGGCCGGCTACGTCACCAACGTCGACGGCTGGGGCGTACACGGCGCCACTTGGGCCGGCGGTGCCACCGCCGCGGCGCGGCTGGCAGCCGGCTACCGCGACTTTGAAAACTACCAGTCCGGCAGCGGCGAGCTGGTACCCTCCGGCTTCGAGAACCGCTCCTTCGCCGGCAAGCTGTTGTGGCAACCGACGCGCAGCGATCGCTTGCGCCTCGACCTCAACCTCGACTCGGACCGCAACGTGCAGTACGCGACCACCATGATGAACGCGGACGAAGATGACGCCGTCATCGGCTCGCTGGCGTATTCAAAGCAGCAGCCGCTGCCGGCGCTCGAAGAGCTGCAACTCGCCGGATACTACAACTACGTCCACCACCGCATGAGCAATCGCGGCAAACCCGACGCGCAGATGATGCCGATGGTGTTTCCGCTCGACTCGCGCACTGCCGGAGGCCGGGTACAAGCGAACGCGTCGTTGCCCGGCAACGGCAAGCTGGCATTCGGCGGCGACACTTACTACCTCGAACGGCAGGGCACCCGGCATGCGTCCGGCATGGGCGGCATGTCACAGGCGGTGGAGGTGTTTGCCGACACCCACATCCTCGACGGCGGCCTGTTCGCCGAACTGGCGTATCCGTTGCTCCCCGGCGTACGCACCATCGTCGGGGCGCGGCTGGACTTGGTTGACGCCGGCGCCAGCCCCGACGCCATGGCGCGCAGCAACTTCGCGCACTACAACGGTAGCGCGGCCGATGACGTTACGGCCTTCGAGATCAACACCAGCGCCAACGGCCGCTTGATCTACTCGCCGATCGAAGCGCTCGACCTCTTCGCCGCCCTCGGGCGCAGCCTGCGCACGGCGGATACCACCGAACGCTTCTTTGCCCTCGGCCCCGGACGCGGCGGCTACGTCATCGGCAACCCGCTGCTCGACCCGGAGCAGAGCTTCGAGGCCGACATCGGCGCCAATGCGAACTGGCAACGGCTAAGCGTGAACGGCTCGTTCTTCTATAACCGCATCGACGACTACATCCAGCAGGTGAAGCTGGCCACCGCCGATCTCAATATGGACGGTAAGCCCGACACCATCTACGGCTACCGCAACCTGGAGCTCGCCACGCTCGCCGGCCTCGACTTCGGCGCCAGCTACGCGCTCACGGGCGATCTCAGTGCTTTGGGCTCGCTGGCATACGTCCGCGCCGAGAACGAAGATAGCGACCAGCCGCTGCCGGAGATCCCGCCGCTCGAAGGCAGTATCGGCTTGCGCTACGAGCGTGCCCGCGCCGGCTCGTGGCTGGCGTGGGTGAACCCCAGGCTGCGGCTGGTCGATCGCCAGGACCGCATCGACGCCGGTTTTGGGGAGAACGAAACCCCCGGCTTCGCCACTTTGGATCTGCTCGGCGGGCTGCGCTGGGGCGAGCGCTACGAACTTGGGCTGGCGCTGTCAAATCTGTCGGACCACAACTATCACGAGCACATGACTCGCCTTAACCCTTACACCGGCACCGAAGTGCCCGAGCCGGGCCGGATGGTGAGCCTGACCCTGCGCGCCTCACTCTAG